The following DNA comes from Croceicoccus sp. YJ47.
CATTACGATTTACTCTGCATGCGGACCGGGCGGCAATCCCGACACAATCGCTTTGCCCTATCGCCACAAGGCGTTAGGGCTACGCACATGGTCCCATCGCACTTCCGGCTGCTCTGCGTCGCATGGCTCGTCATGCTCTCCGCCTGTTCGGGGGAGGAAGCCGCGCAGGAGCGGGCGCCCGTGGCCGTCGTCGCACAGGCCATACGCACTCTCCCCCAAACGCTGGAGATCGAGGCGATCGGGTCCGCCCGCGCGGCCACATCGGCTAAAATCTTTCCCGAAACGCAGGGCCGCGTGACCGAGGTGCTGTTTTCCGCCGGCGATTACGTGCGCGAGGGTGCGCCGCTTCTCCGCCTCGATTCGCGGGCCGAGCGGCTCGCGGTGGAGGCCGCGCGCGTCGATGTGCGGGAGGCGGATCAGCTGCTCGCCCGCTATCGCCGGATCGAGGATACGGGCGCGCTTTCCGAAAGCCAGATCGAGACCGGCGAAACCGCCCTCGCCTCGGCCCGCGTCGCACTCGAACAGGCGCAGACCGCGCTCTATGACCGGACGGTCCGGGCGCCGTTTTCGGGCCATGTCGGCCTTACCGAAGTGGACCGCGGCGACCGCGTCAACGACAGCACGCCGATCACGCGCATCGACCGGCGCGGCACGCTCTACGTCGATTTCCCCGCGCCCGAGGCGATTTTCAGTGCGCTGCAACCCGGACAGGTGATCCAGGTCACGCCCTTTTCCGACCCCGACCGCACCATCGACGCGCGCGTCATCGCCACCGACAGCCGCATTTCCGCCGACAGCCGCGATTTCATCGTCCGCGCCGCGATCCCCAACGATGGCGACCGCCTGCGTCCGGGCATGAGTTTCCGCGTCAATTTCACCCGCAATGGCGAGGCGCGCCCGGCGGTGCCCGAACAGGCAATCGTCTGGGGCGGAGAGGGATCGCATCTTTTCGTTGTGCGCGGGGGCAAGGCGGTGCGCGTGCCCGTCACCATCACCGCGCGGCGTGACGGCATGGTCTTTGTCGATGCGCCATTGTCGCGCGACGATCGCGTGATCGTCGAAGGGGTGCAGAAGATCCGCGATGGTCAGGACATCCGCCTCGTGCAGCCGCGCGGCCCCGCCCGGCAGGATGTCACCGTGTCGAGCGGCGATGACACAGGCGGCGATGACACAGGCCGCGATGACACAGGCCGCGATGGAGAATAAATCCGGCCTTCCCATGCTCGCGGTCCGGCGGCCGCTGCTCATCGGGGTGCTCAACCTCCTCATCGTGATCGCGGGGATTGCGGCCCTGCTCGGCGTGGAGGTGCGCGAGCTTCCCGACGTCGACCGGCCCATCGTGTCGGTGAGCGCGACCCTGCCCGGCGGCGCGCCCGAAACCATGGATGCGGAGGTCACGAGCGTCCTTGAGGATGCGGTCGCCCGCGTGTCCGGCGTGCGGCAGATCAGCGCGTCGAGCGAGGAGAACAATTCGCGCATCCGGGCCGAGTTCAACCCCGGCGTCGATCTCGACACCGCGGCGAGCGACGTGCGCGAGGCGGTCGCCCGCGTCACCCGCGAATTGCCCGAACGCGTCGAACAGGTCCGCATCGTGAAGGCGGATCAGGACGCGCAGCCGATCATGACGCTGGCGGTGCAATCCACCCGCTACGATCAGGCGCAGCTGACGCAGATCGTCGAGAACGACATCGTGCCCGAACTGCTCACCGCAGAAGGCGTCGCCAGTATCGAGGAATTCGGCACCCGCCCGCGGCAGATGCGCGTGTCGGTGGACCCGGCGCGGCTGAACCGGTTCGGCCTTACCATCGTCGACGTCGCCGATGCGCTGCGCACCGCGCCCTATGACGTGCCGGTCGGCTCGTTCCGTTCCGATGCGCAGGAGCTGATCGTGCGGGCGGAGGCCAGCGCGACCTCGCCCGCCCGGATCGAGAATGTCGTGATCGCGGGCAATATCCGGGTCGGCGACGTGGCCGATGCGGGGTTCGCGCCTGCCAATGCGACGAATTTCGTGCGGATGGACGGGCGGCCGATCATCGGGCTGGGCGTGGTGCGGCAGGCGAGTTCGAACACGATCCAGATTTCGGATTCGATTCGGGGCGGGGTCGACACGCTCAACGAACGGTTCGACGACATCCAGATCGATGTCGTGTCGGACGATGCCGAATTCATCCGCATCTCGGTGCGCGAGGTATTGATCACGCTCGCCTTCACGATCGCGGTGGTGATCGGCACGATGCTGCTGTTCTTTCGCGCCTGGCGGCCCACCATCGTGCCCAGCGCAACCATTCCCGTCGCGCTGGTCGGCGTGATCGCGGGCATCTGGATGATGGGGTTCTCGGTCAATCTGCTGACCCTGCTGGCGCTGGTGCTGGCGACGGGGCTCATTGTGGACGATGCGATCGTGGTCCTCGAAAATGCGCAGCGGTTGCAGAATGCGGGCATGGGGCGGCGTGCGGCCGCCGTCGTCGGCACGCGGCAGGTGTTCTTTGCCGTGATCGCCACCACCGCCGTGCTGGTATCGGTGTTCGTGCCGATCAGCTTCCTGCCGTCGGAGGCCGGGCGGCTGTTTCGCGAATTCGGCTTCGTGCTGGCGGTCGCGGTCATCATATCGAGCTTTGTCGCGTTGAGCCTCGTGCCCGCGCT
Coding sequences within:
- a CDS encoding efflux RND transporter periplasmic adaptor subunit, with protein sequence MVPSHFRLLCVAWLVMLSACSGEEAAQERAPVAVVAQAIRTLPQTLEIEAIGSARAATSAKIFPETQGRVTEVLFSAGDYVREGAPLLRLDSRAERLAVEAARVDVREADQLLARYRRIEDTGALSESQIETGETALASARVALEQAQTALYDRTVRAPFSGHVGLTEVDRGDRVNDSTPITRIDRRGTLYVDFPAPEAIFSALQPGQVIQVTPFSDPDRTIDARVIATDSRISADSRDFIVRAAIPNDGDRLRPGMSFRVNFTRNGEARPAVPEQAIVWGGEGSHLFVVRGGKAVRVPVTITARRDGMVFVDAPLSRDDRVIVEGVQKIRDGQDIRLVQPRGPARQDVTVSSGDDTGGDDTGRDDTGRDGE